The Glycine max cultivar Williams 82 chromosome 12, Glycine_max_v4.0, whole genome shotgun sequence genome window below encodes:
- the LOC100818231 gene encoding pentatricopeptide repeat-containing protein At2g20710, mitochondrial isoform X1 codes for MMMLIRSKCKLVKMCGVCVCGSLEMCMYSTESVVASLENRVFKVGDPVIPVSPILKQWVEEGREVTKLQLENLVYRLTQSRRFTHALQVLEWMSNERNYELSPGNIAKQINLISKVRGLEQAEKYFRGIPDAKIEFKIYAALLRCYAEHKSVEEAEAVLKKIKELHPVNITACCNMMLELYAKKGKYEKLDRLMQEMKEKDICNAGTYTIRLNAYVIATDIKGMEKLLMQMEVDPMATVDWYTYMTAANGYRKVHNFEKVAAMLKKSEHVARGKTKRLAYESIQTMYAIIGNKDEVHRLWNMCTSPKKPNKSYIRMLSSLVKLDDIDGAEKILEEWESVHENFDVRIPNLMISAYCKWGQFDKAEAYIRRLLDGGKHLDGRTWDRLACGYNAGNDMENAVQAMKKAVSTNLAGRRPDPFTLVACVKYLKEKGDLDLALEILKLCIENSHISVTSYDGLVSYVRSETETPDTEPLDLIKGDYQMFENENTQLLGGEN; via the exons ATGATGATGCTAATCCGATCAAAATGCAAACTTGTGAAAATGTGTGGTGTTTGCGTTTGTGGGTCTCTCGAAATGTGCATGTACTCGACGGAAAGCGTGGTGGCGAGTCTCGAAAATCGCGTGTTTAAGGTTGGGGATCCAGTGATTCCAGTGAGTCCTATTCTGAAGCAGTGGGTGGAAGAAGGCAGAGAAGTCACCAAACTTCAGCTCGAAAATCTCGTTTACCGCCTCACTCAATCTCGTCGCTTCACACATGCCCTTCAG GTGTTGGAGTGGATGAGCAATGAAAGGAACTATGAGTTGTCTCCGGGAAACATTGCTAAACAGATCAACCTGATATCAAAAGTCCGTGGCCTTGAACAGGCAGAGAAATATTTTAGAGGCATCCCTGATGCTAAAATTGAGTTCAAGATCTATGCTGCTCTTTTGAGATGCTATGCGGAACATAAATCTGTGGAGGAAGCGGAGGCtgtcttgaaaaaaattaaagagttgcATCCTGTGAATATAACTGCATGTTGTAATATGATGTTGGAACTCTATGCTAAGAAGGGTAAGTACGAGAAACTGGATAGGTTGATGCaagaaatgaaagagaaagatataTGCAATGCTGGTACATATACGATTCGGTTAAATGCATATGTGATCGCCACAGACATAAAGGGGATGGAGAAGTTACTTATGCAAATGGAAGTTGATCCCATGGCAACTGTGGACTGGTATACATACATGACTGCGGCAAATGGTTATCGGAAAGTTCACAATTTTGAGAAGGTTGCAGCAATGTTAAAGAAATCGGAGCATGTAGCCAGAGGCAAGACTAAGAGGCTTGCTTATGAATCTATTCAAACTATGTATGCCATTATTGGGAATAAGGATGAGGTTCATCGACTTTGGAATATGTGCACTAGTCCTAAGAAACCCAACAAAAGTTACATACGTATGTTAAGCTCGTTAGTGAAGCTGGATGACATCGATGGGGCAGAGAAAATTTTGGAAGAATGGGAATCTGTACATGAAAATTTTGATGTCAGAATTCCAAATTTGATGATCAGTGCTTATTGTAAATGGGGACAGTTTGATAAGGCTGAGGCTTATATCAGGAGGCTTTTGGATGGTGGCAAGCATTTAGATGGAAGAACATGGGACCGATTGGCGTGTGGCTATAATGCAGGTAATGATATGGAGAATGCAGTTCAGGCAATGAAGAAAGCAGTCTCGACAAATCTAGCAGGAAGGAGGCCAGACCCCTTTACTCTGGTTGCATGTGTTAAATACCTGAAAGAAAAAGGAGACTTGGATTTAGCCCTTGAGATTCTTAAGTTATGCATAGAGAACAGCCATATCTCAGTCACTTCCTATGATGGACTGGTAAGTTATGTTCGTAGTGAAACTGAAACCCCGGATACAGAACCCCTTGATCTTATCAAAGGAGATTATCAAATGTTTGAGAATGAAAACACTCAACTTCTTGGTGGGGAGAACTGA
- the LOC100818231 gene encoding pentatricopeptide repeat-containing protein At2g20710, mitochondrial isoform X2 has protein sequence MMMLIRSKCKLVKMCGVCVCGSLEMCMYSTESVVASLENRVFKVGDPVIPVSPILKQWVEEGREVTKLQLENLVYRLTQSRRFTHALQVLEWMSNERNYELSPGNIAKQINLISKVRGLEQAEKYFRGIPDAKIEFKIYAALLRCYAEHKSVEEAEAVLKKIKELHPVNITACCNMMLELYAKKGKYEKLDRLMQEMKEKDICNAGTYTIRLNAYVIATDIKGMEKLLMQMEVDPMATVDWYTYMTAANGYRKVHNFEKVAAMLKKSEHVARGKTKRLAYESIQTMYAIIGNKDEVHRLWNMCTSPKKPNKSYIRMLSSLVKLDDIDGAEKILEEWESVHENFDVRIPNLMISAYCKWGQFDKAEAYIRRLLDGGKHLDGRTWDRLACGYNAGNDMENAVQAMKKAVSTNLAGRRPDPFTLVACVKYLKEKGDLDLALEILKLCIENSHISVTSYDGLVSYVHNEIPDTEPLDLIKGDYQMDENKKVATTAYL, from the exons ATGATGATGCTAATCCGATCAAAATGCAAACTTGTGAAAATGTGTGGTGTTTGCGTTTGTGGGTCTCTCGAAATGTGCATGTACTCGACGGAAAGCGTGGTGGCGAGTCTCGAAAATCGCGTGTTTAAGGTTGGGGATCCAGTGATTCCAGTGAGTCCTATTCTGAAGCAGTGGGTGGAAGAAGGCAGAGAAGTCACCAAACTTCAGCTCGAAAATCTCGTTTACCGCCTCACTCAATCTCGTCGCTTCACACATGCCCTTCAG GTGTTGGAGTGGATGAGCAATGAAAGGAACTATGAGTTGTCTCCGGGAAACATTGCTAAACAGATCAACCTGATATCAAAAGTCCGTGGCCTTGAACAGGCAGAGAAATATTTTAGAGGCATCCCTGATGCTAAAATTGAGTTCAAGATCTATGCTGCTCTTTTGAGATGCTATGCGGAACATAAATCTGTGGAGGAAGCGGAGGCtgtcttgaaaaaaattaaagagttgcATCCTGTGAATATAACTGCATGTTGTAATATGATGTTGGAACTCTATGCTAAGAAGGGTAAGTACGAGAAACTGGATAGGTTGATGCaagaaatgaaagagaaagatataTGCAATGCTGGTACATATACGATTCGGTTAAATGCATATGTGATCGCCACAGACATAAAGGGGATGGAGAAGTTACTTATGCAAATGGAAGTTGATCCCATGGCAACTGTGGACTGGTATACATACATGACTGCGGCAAATGGTTATCGGAAAGTTCACAATTTTGAGAAGGTTGCAGCAATGTTAAAGAAATCGGAGCATGTAGCCAGAGGCAAGACTAAGAGGCTTGCTTATGAATCTATTCAAACTATGTATGCCATTATTGGGAATAAGGATGAGGTTCATCGACTTTGGAATATGTGCACTAGTCCTAAGAAACCCAACAAAAGTTACATACGTATGTTAAGCTCGTTAGTGAAGCTGGATGACATCGATGGGGCAGAGAAAATTTTGGAAGAATGGGAATCTGTACATGAAAATTTTGATGTCAGAATTCCAAATTTGATGATCAGTGCTTATTGTAAATGGGGACAGTTTGATAAGGCTGAGGCTTATATCAGGAGGCTTTTGGATGGTGGCAAGCATTTAGATGGAAGAACATGGGACCGATTGGCGTGTGGCTATAATGCAGGTAATGATATGGAGAATGCAGTTCAGGCAATGAAGAAAGCAGTCTCGACAAATCTAGCAGGAAGGAGGCCAGACCCCTTTACTCTGGTTGCATGTGTTAAATACCTGAAAGAAAAAGGAGACTTGGATTTAGCCCTTGAGATTCTTAAGTTATGCATAGAGAACAGCCATATCTCAGTCACTTCCTATGATGGACTGGTAAGTTATGTTC ATAATGAAATCCCGGATACAGAACCCCTTGATCTTATTAAAGGAGATTATCAAATGGACGAAAATAAAAAGGTGGCCACAACTGCATATTTGTGA